In Streptomyces sp. P3, one DNA window encodes the following:
- a CDS encoding SpoIIE family protein phosphatase, which produces MADTSAEGRRADPGPELLEPVLVELARRTGASVTAVYLLQEDQPVLRLTALGGAPWEISMPWARVVLDAVSPVSDAVRERRLVWVGGQEEMARRYPRLALVVPYRFALAAAPVATGAETWGGLVLHWPASHPPELSPHEREAITGACHRLGLILRHAAEKGRPVRPGAEPLMLPPPRARTTERAEAQAAVDFVERIPGGCCSLGVDGRIAFVSTRAAELLGADIEALLGTKPWEALPWLDEPTAEDGYRAAVLSREPVSFTALRPPDRWLSFRLTPDGSGISVHIVPTHSAHVHAPVFDPPRQEAGASTAPGRAATLYHLMHLAATLTEAVGVRDVVDQVANQMLPAFGAEALALMTAEDGRLRIIGYRGYPADVMERFDAEPLTSATPAVRTLATGVPAFFGDFAELKRAYPPAVLQDGMGAWAFLPLITSGHPVGSLVLAYRRPRAFAPEERAVLTSTAGLIAQALDRARLYDTKHQLAHDLQAALLPHALPGVPGLEVAARYLPATRGMDVGGDFYDLIRLDATTAAAAIGDVQGHNMTAAALMGQVRTAVHATAGAPPDEVLARTNRLLTDLDPGLFTSCLYAHIDLTERRACLATAGHPPPVLRRPDGGTEILQLPPGLLLGIDPDAPYSSTEVPLPPGSVLAFYTDGLVEAPGVDLGDAVAALARQLERAGPGTLDALADTLIQHARRSAPRSDDIALLLIRPTGRP; this is translated from the coding sequence GTGGCGGACACCTCCGCCGAAGGCCGCCGTGCCGACCCGGGTCCGGAACTGCTGGAGCCGGTGCTGGTCGAACTCGCGCGGCGGACCGGCGCCTCCGTGACAGCCGTCTATCTGCTGCAGGAGGACCAGCCCGTCCTGCGGCTGACCGCGCTGGGCGGGGCTCCGTGGGAGATCTCGATGCCCTGGGCACGGGTGGTGCTGGACGCCGTCTCGCCGGTCTCCGACGCCGTCCGGGAGCGGCGCCTGGTGTGGGTGGGCGGGCAGGAGGAGATGGCGCGCCGCTACCCGCGGCTGGCGCTCGTCGTGCCGTACCGCTTCGCGCTGGCCGCCGCCCCCGTGGCCACCGGCGCCGAAACCTGGGGCGGTCTGGTGCTGCACTGGCCCGCCTCGCACCCGCCGGAGCTGAGCCCGCACGAGCGGGAGGCCATCACCGGCGCGTGTCACCGGCTGGGCCTGATCCTGCGGCACGCCGCCGAGAAGGGCCGGCCGGTGCGGCCCGGTGCGGAACCGCTGATGCTGCCGCCGCCGCGGGCCCGCACCACGGAACGGGCCGAGGCGCAGGCCGCGGTCGACTTCGTCGAGCGCATCCCCGGCGGCTGCTGCTCACTGGGCGTGGACGGCCGTATCGCCTTCGTGAGCACCAGGGCCGCCGAACTGCTCGGCGCCGACATCGAGGCCCTGCTCGGCACGAAGCCGTGGGAGGCCCTGCCCTGGCTGGACGAGCCGACCGCCGAGGACGGTTACCGGGCGGCAGTGCTCAGCCGTGAGCCGGTGTCCTTCACCGCCCTGCGCCCGCCGGACCGGTGGCTGTCGTTCCGGCTCACCCCGGACGGGTCGGGCATCAGCGTGCACATCGTGCCCACCCATTCGGCGCACGTCCACGCGCCGGTCTTCGACCCGCCCCGACAGGAGGCGGGCGCGTCCACGGCTCCCGGACGGGCCGCCACCCTGTACCACCTGATGCATCTGGCCGCCACGCTCACCGAGGCGGTCGGCGTGCGGGACGTGGTCGACCAGGTCGCGAACCAGATGCTGCCCGCCTTCGGCGCGGAGGCGCTCGCCCTGATGACCGCCGAGGACGGCAGGCTGCGGATCATCGGCTACCGCGGCTATCCCGCGGACGTCATGGAACGCTTCGACGCCGAACCGCTCACCTCCGCCACCCCGGCCGTGCGCACCCTGGCGACGGGCGTGCCCGCCTTCTTCGGCGACTTCGCCGAGCTCAAGCGCGCCTACCCGCCCGCGGTGCTGCAGGACGGCATGGGAGCCTGGGCCTTCCTGCCGCTGATCACCTCCGGCCACCCCGTCGGTTCCCTGGTGCTCGCCTACCGCCGGCCCCGTGCCTTCGCCCCCGAGGAGCGCGCCGTCCTCACCTCCACCGCCGGACTGATCGCGCAGGCCCTCGACCGCGCCCGCCTGTACGACACCAAGCACCAACTCGCGCACGACCTGCAGGCCGCCCTGCTCCCCCACGCCCTGCCCGGCGTCCCCGGCCTGGAGGTGGCCGCCCGCTATCTCCCCGCCACCCGCGGCATGGACGTCGGCGGCGACTTCTACGACCTGATCCGCCTCGACGCCACCACCGCAGCCGCGGCCATCGGCGACGTCCAGGGTCACAACATGACGGCCGCCGCCCTGATGGGGCAGGTCCGCACCGCCGTCCACGCCACCGCGGGCGCGCCACCGGACGAGGTCCTCGCCCGCACCAACCGGCTGCTCACCGATCTCGACCCCGGGCTGTTCACCAGCTGTCTCTACGCCCACATCGATCTCACCGAGCGGCGCGCGTGCCTGGCCACCGCCGGGCACCCGCCCCCCGTGCTGCGCCGTCCCGACGGCGGCACCGAGATCCTTCAGCTGCCGCCGGGTCTGCTGCTGGGCATCGATCCCGACGCGCCCTACTCGTCCACCGAGGTCCCGCTGCCGCCCGGTTCGGTGCTTGCCTTCTACACCGACGGGCTCGTCGAGGCGCCCGGGGTGGACCTCGGGGACGCCGTCGCCGCCCTCGCCCGCCAGCTGGAGCGTGCCGGGCCGGGCACCCTGGACGCCCTCGCCGACACGCTCATCCAGCACGCCCGACGCTCGGCGCCCCGCAGCGACGACATCGCCCTCCTGCTCATCCGCCCCACCGGGCGGCCCTGA
- a CDS encoding sigma-70 family RNA polymerase sigma factor, giving the protein MITPVLPLLPAPSGQRDTGHTASGRHVGTTPPDDAATGWALAARTGDRDAVDRFVRALRPDVVRYVTYLSADRQLADDLAQDTFLRALGSLHRFEGRSSARTWLLSIARRTVVDSLRHAAARPRRADVDDWTLWAERAQPAGLPGFDDGVALLDLLDALPAERREAFVLTQLAGLPYAEAAEAGGCPVGTIRSRVARARATLVGLLEEAEEAEEVERSEGAEGGGGAEALTAVAV; this is encoded by the coding sequence GTGATCACTCCCGTTCTCCCCCTGCTCCCGGCGCCGTCCGGGCAGCGCGACACGGGGCACACGGCGTCCGGTCGGCACGTCGGGACCACGCCGCCCGACGACGCGGCCACCGGCTGGGCGCTCGCCGCGCGCACCGGCGATCGCGACGCCGTCGACCGGTTCGTGCGGGCCCTGCGTCCGGACGTCGTCCGCTACGTCACGTACCTGTCCGCAGACCGCCAGCTGGCCGACGACCTCGCGCAGGACACGTTCCTGCGGGCACTCGGCAGCCTGCACCGGTTCGAGGGGCGCTCCTCCGCACGCACCTGGCTGCTGTCCATCGCACGCCGCACGGTCGTCGACAGTCTGCGCCACGCCGCCGCCCGGCCGCGGCGGGCCGACGTGGACGACTGGACGCTCTGGGCCGAGCGCGCCCAGCCCGCCGGCCTGCCCGGCTTCGACGACGGCGTGGCCCTTCTCGACCTGCTGGACGCGCTGCCCGCCGAGCGCCGGGAGGCGTTCGTCCTCACGCAGTTGGCGGGCCTGCCCTACGCGGAGGCGGCCGAGGCCGGCGGCTGCCCGGTAGGGACGATCCGCTCGCGGGTGGCCCGGGCGCGAGCGACCCTCGTCGGCCTCCTCGAGGAAGCCGAGGAGGCCGAGGAAGTCGAGAGGTCCGAGGGTGCCGAGGGAGGGGGCGGGGCCGAGGCCCTGACCGCCGTGGCCGTCTGA
- a CDS encoding magnesium and cobalt transport protein CorA: protein MSMVAHLRKVANLARRSRRRVDLSHPARSPLGSAVVNCVVYHDGVRRPSAGSVEEAVRYTRRHRGGFVWLGLHEPSAEEFAGAAELFGLHPLAAEDAVHAHQRPKVEQYGEVLFAVFNTVTYVEHTELTASSEVVDTGSIMVFTGPDFVVTVRHGRHGSLGPLREDLEADPQQLAKGPSAVLHAIADHVVDDYVAVADAVHNDIEQAETDVFSPLSPRTADAGRIYQLKRELLEFKRAVVPLARPLDRLATDPRSRVDPEIQAYFRNVAGHLLRVTEQIAAFDALLDSILQAHLAQVTVAQNEDMRKITAWAAIIAVPTMVCGVYGMNFDHMPELRWRFGYPLALAVMAAACVVIHRGFKRNGWL from the coding sequence ATGTCGATGGTCGCCCACCTGCGCAAAGTCGCGAACCTGGCGCGGCGCAGCCGACGGCGCGTGGACCTCAGCCATCCGGCCCGATCCCCGCTCGGCTCGGCCGTCGTCAACTGCGTCGTCTACCACGACGGAGTCCGCCGGCCGTCGGCCGGCTCCGTGGAGGAGGCGGTGCGGTACACCCGCAGGCACCGGGGCGGATTCGTCTGGCTGGGCCTGCACGAACCGAGCGCGGAGGAATTCGCCGGAGCCGCGGAGCTCTTCGGTCTGCATCCGCTCGCCGCGGAGGACGCCGTCCACGCCCACCAGCGCCCCAAGGTCGAGCAGTACGGTGAGGTCCTGTTCGCCGTGTTCAACACCGTCACCTACGTCGAACACACCGAGCTGACCGCGTCCAGTGAGGTCGTCGACACCGGATCGATCATGGTTTTCACCGGGCCCGACTTCGTCGTGACCGTCCGCCACGGCCGGCACGGCTCCCTCGGACCCCTGCGGGAGGACCTCGAGGCGGACCCGCAGCAACTGGCCAAGGGCCCCTCCGCCGTCCTGCACGCCATCGCCGACCACGTCGTGGACGACTACGTCGCCGTCGCGGACGCGGTCCACAACGACATCGAGCAGGCCGAGACCGACGTCTTCTCCCCGCTCAGCCCCCGAACCGCCGACGCCGGCCGGATCTACCAGCTCAAACGCGAGCTCCTCGAATTCAAGCGTGCCGTCGTCCCGCTCGCCCGCCCCCTCGACCGGCTCGCCACCGATCCGAGGAGCCGCGTCGACCCGGAGATACAGGCGTACTTCCGTAACGTCGCCGGCCATCTCCTGCGCGTCACCGAACAGATCGCCGCCTTCGACGCCCTGCTCGACTCGATTCTCCAGGCCCACCTGGCGCAGGTCACCGTCGCCCAGAACGAGGACATGCGCAAGATCACCGCCTGGGCCGCGATCATCGCCGTACCCACCATGGTGTGCGGCGTCTACGGCATGAACTTCGACCACATGCCCGAGCTGCGCTGGCGCTTCGGCTACCCCCTCGCCCTCGCCGTCATGGCCGCCGCCTGTGTCGTCATCCACCGCGGCTTCAAACGCAACGGCTGGCTCTAG
- a CDS encoding methyltransferase domain-containing protein — MSAAGKGTSAWKSGVKRLLGRTGFDIVRSGNNLGGVDDFIPFEATMRAARASGLSVGDHIDAVMNGTPGATQSTIDELRALGVFAAGPATVLEIGPGSGRYLEKTLKECAPDRYEIYETAAPWADYLVNTFGVIALPTAGSSLAPTPDGSVDLVQAHKVFNTVTFLCAARYFFEMARVTRPGGRIVFDVMTETCLDPAAVRTWATQGGTGHGSFPAAMPRGMCVDLFASLGCGLEAGFLAPMGVASTEVLVFRKAA, encoded by the coding sequence ATGAGCGCAGCAGGCAAAGGCACGTCGGCATGGAAGTCCGGGGTCAAGCGGCTCCTGGGGCGCACGGGATTCGACATCGTGCGCAGCGGCAACAACCTGGGGGGCGTCGACGACTTCATCCCCTTCGAGGCGACGATGCGGGCCGCCCGGGCGTCCGGTCTGTCGGTCGGCGACCACATCGACGCGGTGATGAACGGGACGCCAGGCGCCACCCAGTCCACGATCGACGAACTACGCGCTCTCGGAGTCTTCGCCGCCGGCCCCGCGACGGTGCTGGAGATCGGCCCCGGGTCCGGACGGTATCTGGAGAAGACGCTGAAGGAGTGCGCGCCGGACCGCTACGAGATCTACGAGACGGCGGCGCCCTGGGCCGACTACCTGGTGAACACGTTCGGCGTGATCGCTCTGCCGACCGCGGGATCCAGTCTCGCGCCGACACCCGACGGCAGCGTCGACCTCGTTCAGGCGCACAAGGTCTTCAACACCGTGACCTTCCTCTGCGCCGCCCGCTACTTCTTCGAGATGGCACGTGTCACGAGGCCCGGTGGCCGCATCGTCTTCGACGTCATGACCGAGACCTGCCTGGACCCGGCCGCGGTGCGCACCTGGGCGACGCAGGGCGGGACGGGACACGGCTCCTTCCCGGCGGCCATGCCGCGCGGGATGTGCGTGGACCTCTTCGCGTCCCTCGGCTGCGGCCTGGAGGCCGGCTTCCTGGCCCCGATGGGCGTCGCCTCCACGGAGGTACTCGTGTTCCGCAAGGCGGCCTGA
- a CDS encoding TerD family protein, producing the protein MITLTKEDGPADLDGVTRLSIGVSWDPTAGSSGGVLGKLRRKTGTDLDLIAVAMQGTDPVRLAGLDSLDPMGNGSLVHSGDNQTGHGDGDDETVTVEFARIPANITSIVFVAAAYKKGSSFQKARNISFKVYDATGGTSQQVADIWPSLLTQDNGCAVAKALRVGGSWKLEVINVTGKVKQGDEHALMRFAVSK; encoded by the coding sequence ATGATCACCCTCACCAAGGAAGACGGCCCGGCCGACCTGGACGGAGTCACCCGTCTGTCCATCGGGGTCTCCTGGGACCCCACCGCCGGCAGCAGCGGCGGCGTGCTGGGCAAGCTGCGCCGCAAGACCGGCACCGACCTCGACCTGATCGCCGTCGCCATGCAGGGCACGGACCCGGTGCGTCTCGCGGGCCTCGACTCGCTGGACCCGATGGGCAACGGCTCGCTGGTGCACAGCGGTGACAACCAGACCGGCCACGGGGACGGGGACGACGAGACGGTGACCGTCGAGTTCGCCCGGATACCGGCCAACATCACGTCGATCGTGTTCGTCGCCGCGGCCTACAAGAAGGGCAGCTCCTTCCAGAAGGCGCGCAACATCAGCTTCAAGGTCTATGACGCGACCGGCGGCACCTCCCAGCAGGTCGCCGACATCTGGCCGAGCCTGCTCACTCAGGACAACGGCTGCGCCGTGGCGAAGGCCCTGCGGGTCGGCGGCAGTTGGAAACTCGAGGTGATCAACGTGACGGGCAAGGTCAAGCAGGGCGACGAACACGCCCTGATGCGTTTCGCCGTCAGCAAGTAG
- a CDS encoding response regulator transcription factor: protein MPEPRTFSEQNPIRVFLLDDHEVVRRGLADLLEAEPDISVIGDAGTVDHALARGPALRPDVAVLDVRLPDGDGISVCRELRSQMPELACLMLTSFDDEEALLDAIMAGASGYVLKQIKGSDLVSAVRTVASGQSMLDPSTTARLMRSLRADPVDDPAVPSELASLSPRERDILALIGEGLTNREIGKKLYLSEKTVKNHISRLLAKLGVQRRVQAAVLASHLEQPEAGERRAR from the coding sequence ATGCCAGAGCCGCGCACGTTCAGCGAGCAGAACCCGATCCGGGTGTTCCTGCTGGACGACCACGAGGTCGTCCGACGCGGTCTGGCGGACCTGCTCGAGGCCGAGCCGGACATCTCGGTGATCGGTGACGCGGGCACCGTCGACCACGCGCTCGCCCGGGGCCCGGCACTGCGCCCCGACGTCGCCGTCCTGGACGTACGGCTGCCGGACGGCGACGGGATCTCGGTCTGCCGGGAGTTGCGCAGCCAGATGCCGGAACTGGCCTGTCTGATGCTGACCTCGTTCGACGACGAGGAGGCCCTGCTCGACGCGATCATGGCCGGCGCCTCGGGCTACGTCCTCAAGCAGATCAAGGGGTCCGACCTGGTCTCGGCGGTGCGCACGGTGGCCTCGGGCCAGTCGATGCTGGACCCCTCGACCACGGCCCGCCTGATGCGTTCGCTGCGGGCCGACCCGGTGGACGACCCCGCCGTGCCGTCCGAGCTGGCGAGCCTGTCACCGCGCGAGAGGGACATCCTGGCCCTCATCGGCGAGGGGCTGACCAATCGCGAGATCGGCAAGAAGCTCTACCTCTCCGAGAAGACCGTCAAGAACCACATCTCCCGCCTCCTGGCCAAGCTGGGCGTGCAGCGCCGGGTCCAGGCCGCGGTCCTCGCCTCCCACCTGGAGCAGCCGGAAGCGGGCGAACGCCGGGCGAGGTGA
- a CDS encoding Crp/Fnr family transcriptional regulator produces the protein MPTTSTPDIVHSLSAEHRERLMRFAREVSVPQGTRLFEEGERADRFWIIRTGRVDLDMRVPGRRAAVIESLGHNELVGWSWLIPPHAWQMGAEAMTPVRAYEFDATAVRSMCQDDPALGHEIGQWVGRVLAHRLRSARTRLLDLYAPYGAGSLI, from the coding sequence ATGCCCACCACCTCAACCCCCGACATCGTGCACTCGCTGTCCGCCGAGCACCGCGAGCGGCTCATGCGCTTCGCCCGCGAGGTCAGTGTCCCCCAGGGAACGCGTCTGTTCGAAGAGGGCGAACGCGCCGACCGCTTCTGGATCATCCGCACCGGCAGGGTCGATCTCGACATGCGCGTACCGGGCCGTCGGGCGGCCGTCATCGAGAGCCTCGGTCACAACGAGCTGGTCGGCTGGTCCTGGCTGATCCCCCCGCACGCCTGGCAGATGGGCGCCGAGGCGATGACTCCGGTGCGGGCCTACGAGTTCGACGCCACGGCCGTCCGGTCGATGTGCCAGGACGACCCGGCCCTGGGTCATGAGATCGGCCAGTGGGTGGGCCGGGTCCTCGCCCACCGTCTGCGTTCGGCCCGGACCCGCCTCCTCGACCTGTACGCCCCCTACGGCGCCGGCAGCCTCATCTGA
- a CDS encoding SulP family inorganic anion transporter, producing the protein MSKGPARYAGWRRLMPGAVALLGYRRAWLSGDLLAGVTVAAYLVPQVMAYAGVAGLPPVAGLWAILPALALYAVFGSSRLLSVGPESTTALMTAAVIAPLAAGDPGRYASLAAALAVTVGLLCLVARTVRLGFLADLLSRPVLIGYLAGVALIMMVDQLPKLTGVRVSGTEFFPQLWSFLAHLPDAHPATVVFSAVVLTFLFLTARYVPAVPGPLVAFVLGTAAVVLFDLDGRYGLKVIGEVPSGLPGLAVPDLSELPHLVLPALGVLLVAYTDFILTARAFADRDAEGPGLDPDQEFLALGAANLGAGVLHGFPVSSSASRTALASTGGARSQAYSLVAAAVVLAVLLFLSPLLTRTPSAVLGALVVYAAVRMIDLAGFRRLASFRRRELLLALGCLAGVLALDILYGVIVAVGLSVAELLTRVARPHDAIEGVVPGVAGMHDVDDYPQARTIPGLLVYRYDSPLFFANAEDFRRRALAAVDEQSAPVRWFVLNTEANVEVDITALDAVEDLRRELSRRGIVFALARVKQDLWDDLEKYGLAASVGGDHVFPTLPTAVAAYRAWLDRR; encoded by the coding sequence ATGTCCAAGGGGCCGGCCAGGTATGCGGGGTGGCGACGACTGATGCCCGGTGCGGTCGCGCTCCTCGGCTACCGGCGCGCGTGGCTGTCGGGCGACCTGCTCGCCGGGGTGACCGTGGCCGCCTATCTGGTGCCGCAGGTCATGGCCTATGCGGGCGTGGCCGGGCTGCCGCCGGTGGCCGGACTGTGGGCGATCCTGCCGGCGCTCGCGCTGTACGCGGTGTTCGGATCCTCACGGTTGCTGTCGGTCGGCCCGGAGTCCACGACGGCTCTCATGACGGCCGCCGTGATCGCACCGCTCGCCGCGGGCGACCCGGGCCGCTACGCCTCCCTGGCAGCGGCCCTCGCGGTCACGGTCGGGCTGCTCTGTCTGGTCGCCCGGACGGTACGGCTCGGCTTCCTCGCGGATCTGCTGTCCCGCCCGGTCCTGATCGGCTATCTGGCGGGGGTGGCGCTCATCATGATGGTGGATCAGCTGCCCAAGCTGACCGGGGTGCGCGTGAGCGGTACCGAGTTCTTCCCCCAGCTGTGGTCCTTCCTCGCCCACCTGCCCGACGCGCACCCGGCGACCGTCGTCTTCTCCGCCGTCGTGCTCACGTTCCTCTTCCTGACGGCCCGGTACGTCCCCGCCGTGCCCGGCCCGCTCGTCGCCTTCGTCCTCGGCACGGCCGCCGTCGTGCTCTTCGACCTCGACGGGCGGTACGGGCTGAAGGTCATCGGCGAGGTGCCGTCCGGTCTGCCGGGCCTCGCCGTGCCGGACCTGAGTGAGCTGCCGCACCTCGTCCTGCCCGCGCTCGGCGTGCTCCTGGTCGCCTACACCGACTTCATCCTCACCGCGCGGGCCTTCGCCGACCGCGACGCCGAAGGCCCCGGGCTCGATCCCGACCAGGAGTTCCTCGCCCTGGGCGCGGCGAACCTGGGCGCGGGGGTGCTGCACGGATTCCCGGTGAGCAGCAGCGCCAGCCGCACCGCGCTCGCCTCCACGGGCGGCGCCCGCAGCCAGGCGTACTCGCTGGTGGCCGCGGCGGTGGTGCTCGCCGTGCTGCTCTTCCTCAGCCCGCTGCTGACCCGCACGCCGTCCGCCGTGCTCGGCGCGCTCGTCGTCTACGCGGCGGTCCGCATGATCGATCTCGCGGGCTTCCGCCGGCTGGCGTCCTTCCGTCGCAGGGAGCTGCTGCTGGCGCTCGGGTGCCTCGCCGGGGTCCTCGCCCTGGACATCCTGTACGGGGTGATCGTGGCCGTCGGCCTGTCGGTGGCCGAACTGCTGACCCGGGTGGCGCGCCCGCACGACGCGATCGAGGGTGTGGTCCCCGGCGTGGCCGGCATGCACGACGTCGACGACTACCCGCAGGCCCGCACCATCCCCGGTCTCCTGGTCTACCGCTACGACTCGCCCCTGTTCTTCGCCAACGCGGAGGACTTCCGGCGTCGCGCCCTGGCCGCCGTCGACGAACAGAGCGCCCCGGTCCGCTGGTTCGTCCTCAACACCGAGGCCAATGTCGAGGTCGACATCACCGCCCTCGACGCGGTGGAGGATCTGCGACGCGAACTGAGCCGCCGCGGTATCGTCTTCGCCCTCGCCCGGGTGAAGCAGGACCTGTGGGACGACCTCGAGAAATACGGCCTCGCGGCGTCGGTCGGCGGGGACCACGTCTTCCCGACCCTGCCGACGGCGGTGGCCGCCTACCGCGCGTGGCTCGACCGTCGGTAG
- a CDS encoding universal stress protein, with protein MLRTITVGLDGSRESRAAAEWAAREAKLRGLPLKIVHVWEPVPEPMAQAPLLGAETQQHWTERVPREAAQGLRLRHPGVEVHTEQVSGNPADALAEAAKSAELLVLGSRGLGGIGGFVVGSVGLSTVAHADRPVVLVRALEVAADEHEADPAGVPSAATPFLPVVLGLDVEHADETLVEFAFDAARRRATSLRVVHGWNPPPYYAYGTPVSPALHEGLALAEAAALEEALRPWQQKYPDVQVVEVSRYGSPAVHLVEASGDASLVVVGRRIRRSPFGAHIGHVTHAVLHHCTAPVAVVPHG; from the coding sequence ATGCTCCGCACCATCACCGTAGGTCTCGACGGCTCGCGTGAGAGCCGTGCGGCCGCGGAATGGGCGGCCCGCGAAGCGAAACTGCGCGGGCTGCCGCTGAAGATCGTCCACGTGTGGGAGCCGGTACCGGAGCCGATGGCTCAGGCGCCGCTCCTCGGCGCGGAGACCCAGCAGCACTGGACCGAGAGGGTCCCCCGGGAGGCCGCGCAAGGCCTCCGGCTGCGTCACCCCGGCGTCGAGGTGCACACCGAGCAGGTCTCCGGCAACCCGGCCGACGCCTTGGCCGAGGCGGCGAAGAGCGCCGAACTGCTCGTGCTGGGCTCGCGCGGCCTCGGCGGGATCGGCGGGTTCGTGGTCGGCTCGGTCGGCCTGTCCACGGTCGCGCACGCGGACCGCCCCGTGGTGCTGGTGCGGGCCCTGGAAGTGGCGGCCGACGAGCATGAGGCGGACCCCGCGGGCGTCCCCTCCGCCGCGACGCCCTTCCTGCCCGTCGTCCTCGGACTCGACGTCGAGCACGCGGACGAGACGCTGGTCGAGTTCGCCTTCGACGCCGCCAGGCGCCGGGCGACGTCCCTGCGGGTCGTCCACGGCTGGAACCCGCCGCCGTACTACGCGTACGGCACGCCCGTCAGCCCCGCCCTGCACGAGGGACTCGCACTCGCCGAAGCCGCGGCCCTGGAGGAGGCTCTGCGGCCCTGGCAGCAGAAGTACCCGGACGTGCAGGTCGTCGAGGTGTCCCGCTACGGCAGTCCGGCAGTCCACCTCGTGGAGGCCTCCGGGGACGCCTCTCTCGTCGTCGTGGGCCGGCGTATCCGCCGCAGCCCGTTCGGCGCGCACATCGGCCATGTCACGCACGCCGTCCTGCATCACTGCACCGCCCCCGTCGCCGTCGTCCCCCACGGCTGA
- a CDS encoding zinc-dependent alcohol dehydrogenase — translation MKAAVVRAFGEPLVIEERPDPEPGPGQVRVRVEASGLCHTDIHAAHGDWPVRPNPPFVPGHEGVGLVEALGEGVTHLSVGQRVAVPWLGKACGRCEHCLSGWETLCEQQINTGYGCDGGHAEKMLAWADFAQPVPDGITALEAAPLTCAGVTTYKALKVADVRPAQLVAISGVGGLGHLAVQYAKIAGATVAAIDVTDEKLELAAELGADIVVDARKENVGEVLRRHGGAHAAIALAVNDAAFEAVNSGLRRGGKLVMVALPAHGTVRVPVFDTVLNGTSVIGSIVGTRQDLAEVFQLHAAGRTRVVYEARPLASVNDSIDEVLRGEVKARIVFDLDAGR, via the coding sequence ATGAAGGCAGCGGTCGTACGAGCGTTCGGTGAGCCCCTGGTCATCGAGGAACGCCCCGACCCCGAGCCCGGCCCGGGCCAGGTCCGCGTCCGGGTGGAGGCGTCCGGGCTGTGCCACACCGACATCCACGCGGCCCACGGTGACTGGCCGGTCAGGCCGAACCCGCCGTTCGTCCCCGGGCACGAGGGAGTCGGCCTGGTGGAGGCGCTCGGCGAGGGAGTCACCCACCTCTCCGTCGGGCAGCGGGTCGCCGTTCCGTGGCTGGGCAAGGCCTGCGGGCGGTGCGAGCACTGTCTGTCCGGCTGGGAGACGCTCTGCGAGCAGCAGATCAACACGGGCTACGGATGCGACGGCGGGCATGCCGAGAAGATGCTCGCCTGGGCCGACTTCGCCCAGCCCGTGCCCGACGGGATCACCGCCCTGGAGGCCGCCCCGCTGACCTGTGCGGGCGTCACGACGTACAAGGCGCTCAAGGTCGCCGACGTCAGGCCCGCCCAGCTCGTCGCGATCTCCGGCGTCGGCGGCCTCGGCCACCTGGCCGTGCAGTACGCGAAGATCGCCGGAGCCACGGTCGCCGCGATCGACGTCACCGACGAGAAGCTCGAACTGGCCGCCGAACTCGGCGCGGACATCGTCGTCGACGCCCGCAAGGAGAACGTCGGCGAGGTGCTCAGGCGGCACGGCGGCGCCCACGCGGCCATCGCGCTCGCGGTGAACGACGCGGCGTTCGAAGCGGTCAACTCCGGGCTGCGGCGCGGCGGCAAGCTGGTCATGGTGGCCCTGCCGGCACACGGCACGGTCCGCGTCCCCGTCTTCGACACCGTCCTGAACGGCACCTCGGTGATCGGCTCGATCGTCGGCACCCGGCAGGACCTCGCCGAGGTCTTCCAGCTGCACGCGGCCGGCCGCACGCGGGTCGTCTACGAGGCCCGCCCCCTCGCCTCCGTCAACGACTCCATCGACGAGGTGCTGCGCGGCGAGGTCAAGGCCCGGATCGTGTTCGACCTGGACGCGGGACGGTGA